The proteins below come from a single Parageobacillus toebii NBRC 107807 genomic window:
- a CDS encoding Gfo/Idh/MocA family protein: MIRFATIGTNWITEAFIEAARKVEDFTLTAVYSRTEEKAKEFAAKTGAKQTFTNLEELAKSKDIDAVYIASPNSLHAEQAILLMNHGKHVLCEKPMASNTKEVKAMVDAARRNDVVLMEAMKTTMLPNFLTIREHLHKIGKIRRYFASYCQYSSRYDAYKQGTILNAFNPAFSNGSLMDIGVYCIYPMVVLFGKPHRLQANSLKLESGVDGEGSIIFDYGDMDAMVMYSKITNSYLPSEIQGEEGSILIDAIHTPTKVEIRYRDGRIEDITVPQEQPPMYYEAKEFIELIKNGKRESEINSHEHSLLTIALMEEARKQTGIVFPADE; encoded by the coding sequence ATGATTCGATTTGCCACGATCGGAACGAACTGGATTACGGAAGCATTTATTGAAGCAGCAAGAAAAGTAGAAGACTTCACATTAACCGCGGTATATTCGCGGACGGAAGAAAAAGCGAAGGAATTTGCGGCGAAAACAGGTGCCAAACAGACGTTTACAAACCTTGAGGAACTGGCGAAAAGCAAAGATATCGATGCCGTCTATATCGCAAGCCCAAATTCTTTGCACGCCGAACAGGCGATTTTGCTTATGAACCACGGCAAACATGTGCTATGCGAAAAGCCGATGGCATCGAATACAAAAGAAGTCAAAGCGATGGTTGATGCGGCGCGCCGAAATGATGTCGTCTTGATGGAAGCGATGAAAACGACGATGCTTCCGAACTTTCTAACGATTCGCGAACATTTACATAAAATCGGGAAAATACGCCGCTATTTCGCCAGCTACTGCCAATATTCATCCCGCTATGATGCGTATAAACAAGGAACGATTTTGAACGCGTTCAATCCCGCCTTTTCCAACGGCTCACTAATGGATATCGGCGTCTATTGCATTTACCCGATGGTCGTCTTATTCGGAAAACCGCATCGCCTCCAAGCAAATAGCTTGAAACTCGAATCCGGCGTTGACGGAGAAGGAAGCATTATTTTTGATTACGGCGACATGGATGCGATGGTGATGTACTCAAAAATCACCAACTCTTATCTTCCATCGGAAATTCAAGGGGAAGAAGGAAGCATTCTGATCGATGCGATCCATACGCCGACAAAAGTGGAAATTCGCTACCGCGACGGGCGCATAGAAGATATTACCGTCCCGCAAGAACAGCCTCCGATGTATTATGAAGCGAAGGAATTTATCGAGCTGATCAAAAACGGAAAACGCGAATCCGAAATCAATTCACATGAGCATTCGTTGCTGACGATTGCCTTGATGGAAGAGGCCCGCAAACAAACGGGAATCGTGTTTCCTGCTGACGAGTAA
- a CDS encoding DUF3789 domain-containing protein, translating to MLAFIAGVFVGSLVMLVVMSMMFVAKQADEHSANWQKK from the coding sequence ATGCTTGCTTTTATCGCCGGAGTATTCGTGGGGTCATTGGTGATGCTTGTTGTCATGAGCATGATGTTTGTCGCCAAACAGGCAGATGAGCATAGCGCCAATTGGCAGAAGAAATGA